The following proteins come from a genomic window of Bradysia coprophila strain Holo2 unplaced genomic scaffold, BU_Bcop_v1 contig_138, whole genome shotgun sequence:
- the LOC119073698 gene encoding piggyBac transposable element-derived protein 2-like: MDYSSDSDQNTDYEYVCLHLPSVDAASSGEEADREIFSLSVKKTKTRKIKPSTKRKPQSLVDEPSSKRKCLRNRGGTGVVSVKKTKTRKNIASTLKRVRKRTQQKTVKPVRKTATNRAKSKKDSKKKVTWIDGDFEKTTKFPVFSQRYNKYENLSPTDLFETFFADELWQHIQMETTKYALFLNCPDPKITIPELKCFFGILILSGYNRLPGKKFFWDKGADMGNRLVSESMRRDRFVQIMRYIHWADNSQASDTDKLWKIRPVVAMLQKKFLNNFVPTEYMNYDESMVKYYGMNSMKQCIKEKPVPFGYKVWCLNAANGYLAQFEIYQGKKTVNGMDDYSQKYGKSTAPLVHMLDLLPEKDLPYQLFTDNLFTSFNLLTDMRKRGYGVTGTMRINRIPKDIPLPDKKLMEKKGRGAFVSKISKEDGVIVVRWTDNAVVSVASTTYGVQPLNSTLRYSKEEKRKIDVEQPHLIAMYNKYMGGTDRMDQDLARNRIGIRGKKWYWPLLTWLIDAAVQNAWTLYKCTGKKATSLQFRRDIANTYLKRYGVAPKQTGRPSSSKQVHNVETRYDKINHLVQSTPNKRRRRCALEGCKSSVRTECKKCNRGLCIDCFIPYHTKQ; encoded by the exons ATGGATTACTCGAGCGATTCCGATCAAAACACAGACTACGAATATGTTTGCCTGCATTTGCCTTCGGTGGATGCAGCTTCTTCAGGTGAAGAAGCCGATCGTGAAATATTCTCGCTGAGCgttaaaaaaaccaaaactcGTAAAATTAAACCATCAACAAAACGCAAACCTCAAAG TTTAGTCGATGAACCGAGCTCTAAGCGGAAGTGTCTCAGAAATAGAGGAGGAACCGGTGTAGTGTCCgttaaaaaaactaaaactcgTAAAAATATTGCCTCAACTCTAAA GCGTGTGAGAAAAAGGACTCAACAAAAAACTGTGAAACCTGTGAGAAAAACTGCAACAAATCGcgcaaaatcaaaaaaagacAGCAAGAAGAAAGTAACCTGGATTGACGGGGATTTCGAAAAGACAACTAAATTTCCAGTGTTTAGTCAAAGATAtaacaaatatgaaaatttgagcCCAACCGACTtgtttgaaacgttttttgCGGATGAACTTTGGCAACATATTCAGATGGAAACCACGAAATACGCTCTATTTTTGAATTGTCCGGATCCAAAAATTACAATTCCTGAGcttaagtgtttttttggGATTCTAATTTTGTCAGGATATAACCGACTAcctggaaaaaaattcttttgggataAAGGTGCCGATATGGGAAATCGATTAGTGTCTGAGTCGATGCGCAGAGATCGGTTCGTTCAAATTATGCGGTATATTCATTGGGCGGATAATTCTCAGGCATCTGACACAGACAAACTGTGGAAAATTCGTCCTGTCGTCGCTATGCttcagaaaaagtttttgaataatttcgtcCCAACCGAATACATGAACTATGATGAATCTATGGTAAAATACTATGGCATGAACAGCATGAAGCAATGTATAAAAGAAAAGCCTGTCCCATTTGGCTATAAAGTGTGGTGTTTAAATGCAGCAAACGGTTATCTTGctcaattcgaaatttatcAAGGAAAGAAAACGGTCAATGGCATGGATGATTATTCACAAAAGTATGGTAAATCTACAGCTCCGTTGGTGCATATGCTGGATTTACTTCCTGAAAAAGACCTGCCATACCAGCTGTTCACcgacaatttatttacaagtttcaacttactAACTGATATGAGAAAACGGGGCTACGGAGTTACAGGAACTATGCGCATTAATAGAATTCCGAAAGATATTCCACTTCCTGACAAAAAACTTATGGAGAAAAAAGGTAGAGGCGCCTTCGTTTCAAAAATCTCTAAGGAAGACGGAGTAATTGTTGTCAGATGGACAGACAATGCGGTCGTTTCAGTGGCATCAACAACTTATGGAGTTCAACCATTGAACTCAACACTTCGGTATTCGAAGGaagaaaagaggaaaattGATGTTGAGCAGCCCCATCTCATTGCCATGTACAACAAGTACATGGGAGGAACAGATCGAATGGATCAAGATTTGGCTCGAAATCGAATTGGTATTAGAGGAAAAAAGTGGTACTGGCCCCTGCTTACATGGCTTATCGATGCAGCAGTTCAGAATGCTTGGACATTGTATAAGTGTACCGGAAAAAAAGCAACAAGTTTACAATTCAGACGTGATATCGCCAATACATATTTGAAACGTTACGGTGTGGCTCCTAAGCAGACGGGCCGTCCAAGTTCATCGAAACAAGTACACAACGTTGAGACTAGATACGACAAAATAAATCATCTCGTGCAGTCGACCCCAAATAAACGACGACGAAGATGCGCATTGGAGGGGTGTAAGTCATCAGTTCGCACAGAATGTAAAAAATGTAATCGTGGCTTGTGCATCGACTGTTTCATTCCGTATCATACAAAACAATGA